The genomic DNA AGAATGTGTGGCGAGCCATGTGAAAGGTCAAGCCCTTATCTATCCGGCATATCTGCCCGATGTTCACACACGCAAAGGATGCTTTCCTTATTGTAAGATTGGGGAATATCAAGTCGTCCGATTTCTTGTCCTTGACATAGAGCGAAAGGATTTGCCTCGCAATAGGTAGAAGTGGAATGATGGCTTCCACGTCCGTTTTCTGCCTTTTGATGCGGATTTCCTCCGTGCCGTCTGCATTACGGATGATATGCTTCGGTTTGAGCCGTTGCATATCCACACGAGCCAGACCAGTAAAGGCACAGAAAAGGAAGAGCTGTCTTGCACGCTCGAACTGCTTGTCAATAATGGGCGTTTGTAGTACTCGTTGCAGTTCTTCGGTTGTGAGATACCTGCGTGTTCGGTGTGGTAGTTCCGCCTTGTAATCTACAAAGGGGTCGATGCGGATATACTTCTTCTGCTGACCTATGCCGATGAGTTTTCTAAGGAAGATGATCGCTACCTGAATAGTGGCAAGAGAAAGGTTGCGCTCTGATTTAAGGTAAAAGTCCATCCCTTCGACAAAACCATAGTCAAGCGATGAGTAGCGAATATCCTCCAGCCCCAAGCGTTCACGCAGATAGGACTCGATAAGCTGTGCTGCATAGATGTAGTTGGCAAAGGTCGGCTTGGCTACCGTTATTCCTACGCAAGGACGCTTTTCCTCAATAAATAGTTGGGCTTCCTCCAAAAGAAAACCTTTGGGCTTGTCTTCTTCCATGAGTTCACGCTTCAGTAACTCGGCGGTGATATAGCCACGTTGCCAAACCAATTCTTGGTATTTGCCTTTGGCTTGTTCCTCTTTGGTTTGCAAGTAGCGGTTGATTTCCTTTGTTTCTTCGCCTATTCCTTTGCACCGTCCCTTATGGCTGTCCCAAAGTTCGGGAGCGATTTCCTTACCCGTGCTGTATTGCACCTGCTCACCGTCTATGGTGATGCGTCCCATAATCGGGCATTTGCCGTTCTTTTTCTCTTTGGAACGGTTGATATAAAAGAGTGTCTTGAATGTGCTTCGTGCCATAATGTCAAAGTTTTAAGGTGAATGTATCTTGTATACGTTGTTGCACTTCCTGCATGTCCCGATGGATTCTCTCGGAGGAAACAGCTGCATAGATTTGTGTTGTTCTCAAATTTGTGTGTCCGAGCATACGGCTCACCGTTTCAATAGGTACACCTGCCGAAAGCGTGATAAGCGATGCAAAGGTGTGTCTTGCCATGTGAAAGGTCAGCGGAGTTTCCATCCCGATGTTTCTCTGTATGTAGTGCATTCCATTGAGAATAATATCGGTAGTAGGAACATCAAATATAAAACCTGCACGCTTTCCCCTGTACCGCTCCATTATCGCCCAAGCAGGGGGAAGTACCTGTACTCGGTACGGGGTTTTGGTCTTCATTCGTCTGCCCTTGATGCAGAGTTCGCCTTCTTCCAAAACGATGTTTTCCTCCCGAAGATTACGGACGTCGGAGATTGCCAGCCCTGAAAAGCAGGAGAAGACGAACAAATCACGGACAATGCGGTAGTTTTCCCATTCAATCTTCAACTCGATGATGCGCTCAAGTTCTTCCTGCGTAATGCTTCTCGGTTCGCCTTTTGGTCGCTCGTAACTGTAGCCCAAGAACGGATAGAAGTCCAGCACGCCTTTCTTCACCGCCATGCGGACGATGGTCTGCAAAGTAGACAAGGTACTCGATATACTGCTGCGTTTCAGCTTTCGGTCAATGGTGAGATAATACTCGAAGCCCTCGATAAAGGCTTTGTCCAACTGTGAAAGGGGAACGTCGCTTACCCTGTGCTTCTTCTGCACATACTCACGAAGCAGGGAGAGTTGGTAGGTACGGAGTTTGAACGTCTTTAAGGCTCGGTCGATACCGATACGTTCCTTTGTCAGTGTGAGATACTCCCCAAAACTCTCCAAGAGCAAGGCCTGACGGTGGATTTGCCCCTGATAGGCATCTCTCACGTCTGTGGCGGTAAAAGTTTCTTCTCTTTCACTGAATTCGTGAAAGCGTGCGTGGATAAGTGCGGTGCATTCACCGAGTTTCTGATTGACGGACACAGCCATGCTGCTCTTGCCGATAAGCCTTTGCTTACGACTGTCCCAAAGAGTGAGCGGAGTCTTGCACTTGGTGGAGAAGCCCGAATGGGTTCTGCCAACGGAGATTCGCCCAATGACAGGCACAAGTCCTCTCTTGTCGGTTCGTTTCGCCTGAACGAAGAACGATACTTTGAGTTTGTTTTCTTTCATTTTTCTGTCGTTTTTTCTAAATTTCCTTTGCTTGCAAAGGTACAGATGAACAAGTATTCCTGAGCGATGCAGAAAAATGAAAGATGAAGAATAAAAACCTATGACACAGTTGTTTACATTCAATTCGTAACCCCTTTTTGCTTTTTCCCTGATGGGTTACGATTTGGTAACGGAACTCCTGCCGTTTGATGCTCGTTCTTGCTTACCCTCAAAATAGTAAGAAAATGCTAAATGATATTATTTCAAATAGTTACATTCCTTGCGTTTCCCCCTATTTCCCTTAATTCTTAATGACTGATTATGCCCGCAAGATGAGCCTTGATTTACGCATGATTGATGAAAATGTTTACTCAGACCATATCGACAACAAGGCAAGTCACTGTGCCAAGATGCTCAATGACTATTACCAAAAGTTCGACGCACAGAAAGGGACACAGTTTGTTTTCTCTGATTTAGGTACTTATAAGCCCGGTGGAGACTTCAATGTCTATTCGGAAATCAAGCGTAAGCTGGTAGAAGACTATCATATCCCGTCCTACGAGATACACTTCATTCAGGAGTGCAAGAACGAGAAGGCAAAGAAAGCGATGGTAGATGCCATGAACCGTGGTGACATTCGCATTATCTTCGGTTCTACATCCATGCTTGGAACGGGAGTTAATGCCCAGCAACGTGCGGTGGCGGTGCATCAACTTGACACACCCTGGCGACCCTCAGATTTAGAACAGCGCAATGGTCGGGCAATCCGTAAAGGCAATATGGTTGCCAAAGAATTTGCGGACAACAAGGTCGATGTGATTATCTATGCCGTGGAGCGGTCGTTGGACAGTTATAAGTTCAACCTACTACATAACAAGCAATTGTTTATCAATCAGCTGAAGACCAACACGCTCGGCAGTCGTACCATTGACGAGGGTTCGATGGACGAGGATAGCGGTATGAACTTTTCAGAGTATGTTGCCGTGCTATCTGGTAATACGGACTTGTTAGAGAAAGCCAAACTCGACAAGAAGATTGCCACTTTGGAATCCGAGCGCAAGAACTTCCTCCGTGAACGTGATGCAGCAAACGGCAAGTTGGCAGAGATTGAGAGTTCAGTGTCCTTCCATTCGGACAAAATCAAAGAGGCACAGTCAGACTTAGCTCTATTTGAGCAGCGTGTAGAACGTGATACCGATGGGCAGCCCATTAACAAACTGACTATCAAGGGCATGGAAGACAGTACCGACATCAAGGCCATTGCTACCCGTCTGCAAGAGATTGACGAAAAAGCACGCACCAAAGGAGAATACAACAAAATCGGTGAAGTTTATGGTTTTTCCATAATGGTCAAGACGGAGAGTACTTCCAAAGACTTGTTCGACTGTTCGGTGAACCGCTTCTTTGTGAAAGGGCAGGAGAGTATCTACTATACCTATAATAACGGTAAGTTGGCAACTGACCCGAAACTTGCGTGTCAGAACTTCATTAATGCCTTGGAGCGTATTCCAAAGGTAATAGAGTCGCATGAGAAGGAAATGGCAAAGGTTTTGTCCAACAAAGACGTTTACACTAACATTGCTAACAGTTCTTGGAAAAAAGAGGACGAACTTCGTGCGCTCAAGGGGAAGGCAGCAGAGCTGGACAGAAAAATAGCCTTAACACTTTCACCTCAGGAAGAGGAACAAGATGCAAAGGATGAAATGAAACAAGGAGAGGGTCTGTCCGGCAACAATCATTCTGTCGGGAAAGGGAATGATAACCTTTCTGTTCAGGATGCAAAAGAGGAGAAACATTCGCAGAGTTTCAAACCGAAATGGCGGCATTATCCTTAACGTTATTCCACCTTAGTTCTCTCTATTAGATTTTGGCAAATAACGCTTGTTATTGCCAAAATCTAATAGATTGCTTGTGTTGTTTACTATTTGCTTATCCTAAACCTTTCTTGAAGTTCGGATAGTGCAGCTAATAGTTCTTCAAATGAAGGTTTTTTCCCATAAATCATTGATTCCATCATTGCCTGATAGTCTGATTTCCATTCTTCAAGAATATCTTCTCGGGGGACAATCCGGAGACGTTTGCGTACATCGGGAGTATAATCCACATCTTTCACTGAAGTATAAATTTCTCTATGATGACGAATAGATTCCCATAATGCATCATCTTCAATGGCTTTCTGTGCAAAATCTTTATTCATCATGGTGTAAAGGTCATAAAGATGTCGGCTCTTGCGCTCTGCTATCATTCCGTGTCCGGGAATGGAGAAGAGTTCGTGAAGCAAGAATGCCTTTTCAAGGAATGTCTTTGCGGGAATAGCAGTATAAATGGCACTGTCAGCCAATGGTGTAATCGGAAGATGCTCTCCAATAATACTTTTAATTTGTATTGATTCTGTCGGTTCAAGCAATGAACGTGCACTCACTTCCAATACAATATCAGGGCGGAGATATGTAAGCTCCTTGTCAAAAACTGATTTGTAGTGAAGATAAATCTGACGTGGCTCGGGATAGGTGGCGTCACCTTCGCCATTGGGTTGGGCATTAACTGTGACAAACGACAGCAAGCCTTGTCTTTTTAGTTCTTCACACATCATAGGGGTTAGTTCCTCTAAAACAAAAAGCGATGATGCCTTACGCAATTTCTTGATTTGTTTTTTCGTGAGATCTCCTTCAGGAGCACCAAGAAAAACAGGATTGACAGCAACATCTATATCTTCCGAGAATCGTTCTATAAGTTTCCAACCTTTGCTCAGACTTGTGCCGCCTTTGAAAACAAGATGCTCTGCTATAGGAAGTGAAAAGATAGTTTGCAAGATTGCAGTTACCCAAAAATCTTTCTCTATCACTTGTGCGGGTAACCCGACTTTATCTGCAATTGATTCATAGACGCTTTTCCGTTGTGAGTCGGATAATCCAAGAAACCTATTCATATAGACCAACTATAAATTCCCTTACCTTTGAAGGCATCAGTTTGAGGTCTGCAACTTGAAGGTGAGGATTTTCGTTTAACTTCATTTTAATGGTAGCAACCTGCTCATCAGTCAGGTTCTCTACTTTCCAGTCTTTAAGAGCTGTTGTTAAGAGAAGGGCCAACCGGCTACGGATGGAGAAATATCTGGGAGAGACGCGCTTGAATTTTATGTTTTTCCCTTCGCCAAGATTTATAGTACGTGAGACGCCATCGGTTAAGTAAGCTATGTTCATCGGTATCTGTTGAGTCAGTCCTAACTGGTATTGGGCATAAAGCCCCGTTGGGACAATTCTTGCGCCATCCCTTTTTGCCATTGCTTTGGCAATATCCTCAAGCGATGGAGGAACCATACCCAGACCATATACTTTTTCCATTTTGGGATAGCAATAAATGCCACGTGCAACTCTAAGCATCTGTCCTTTTTCTACGAGACGTTCCAAAGCCTTATTAACGGCATCTCGATTGCCATACGAAATAAAATCCCCCACAAAAAAAACAGAACCACGTCCGCACTTTTTTGATTTTATAAGTATTTTACTTTCAATGCTTTTTGTCATAATTATAATTGTATTTTGTCGCAAAATAATGCATTATTCACGACAACAAAGGTACATATAAAATCTCATAATCAGCACAAAAAACAGAGAAAAGTACGAGCTTAACGAGCTATGCCAGTATTAATGTACGTATTATCAATTTTGTAACCGTTATTTTGTAATGTAACTGCTTGCATTTACACAAAAAAACAACAATAAAAACCAACAAATACGCATTACCAACTATCTCGCCTTCTCAGCATCTCGTCAATCTCTTCCCTGAGAAAAAGTAATCGCCCATTGGCTTTGAGATAAGGAATTTTTCCTGCCCAAACCCAGTTGTAAACGGTCTTTTGCTCCACTTTGAGAATCTTGGATACATCAATGATATCCAAGTATTCGGGTTTCAAGGGAGGATGGACGGTTGTGTCAACAGATTGATCCTGCAGGACAAGCAGGCGGTCGAGTTTATCCTCGACGCTTATCAGCTTGTCGAACAGGCGTTTTTGCCAAGTGTCTTCGGTTTTATAATCTATGTACGGCATAGTTCTCCTTTTTGATAGTTACCATTGGTATCTTGTGCCAAGATACGTTGTTCTTTCATATAGGCGATGTATTTCTTTGCTGTTCTGTCCTTGATTTCCATTTCGCGCATCAGAACCTCACAAAGTTCTTGGTAAGTGAGCTTGAAAGAATTTCGGAAGGCTTCTTTGACAACGGCAATGAGTTCTTCAGTCTTGCGCTTTTCCTTGTCCTCTTTAGACTTCTCGCCACGATAGACGTGCATGTCCTCTGCCTTATCCCAGCCGAAAAGCATCATCGGTACGTCCAACGGACTTCCGTCACGGACTTTCAATGCTTTTACGACCGAGTATTCGGGATTGTCATCTTTCTCTATGGAAAGAATTCCCGCTGCCTTGCGCTGCAATTCTGAGCCGATATGCCCACGGAGTTTAATACCATTCGGTACGAAGTGTAGCACGCAAATGATACAGGTATTATAAATCCCTGCCAAGCGATAGAGCTCGTCCACAATGGCAATACTTTCCGTTTCATCGTTGGCAGAACGTATCAAGTCGGCTATTCCGTCAATCACCACAAGATGGATACCTCCATGCCTGTGATGAAACAAATCCATACTCTCACGGATAAGTTTCAGCCTGTCCTTACGGGACATAGAGGCAAGGTACAGGGAATGGCAAAACTCCGGTACTGCCGTCAAAGAAGCCCTACGCAGTGTCTTACCCAAGTTCTTGTGCAGCTGTGCCTCGGACTGTTCCGTGTCATAGTGTAGGACCGCTAAGCCTTTGGGATTGGCGGTAATCTCCAATCCCAAGGTCTTCTCTATCGGCAATCGTTTTTCTCCCAATGTCCCGGCAAGGATAGCACCCACATAGTTGCTCTTGCCTGTACCTTCACCTCCGGTAATGCAGAACAGATTGTCCTGCGTTCCTAGTGGAACACCATTCACAGCCACAACCGATTTGGAAATGTCTGGTGGATTCTCATAATCAATCTCACAGGAACGTAACATCATCATGGTTTGGCTATATAGATCTGAGAACATCTTGGCAAGCAGCTCTTTCAGTTCCTTTGCCCCGTTGCCTAAGGCAAAGAAATCTGAAATGTCTTTTTCGGACTTCGTGCCACAGAGCGGAAGTGAAAGGTTCAAGACCTTGTATTCCGCCAGATGTTCAGACTGTTTATGTGCCTCTCGTACACCTGTTTCATCCGCATCATACAAGAGTATTATATGCCTAAAACGAAGCTGAAGGCTCTCAATGATACTTGTCGGTATCTGTGCCGTTTCACTGTTGAAACAAATTGCATTGAAGCCGTGTGCATACAATGAGAGGACATCTTTTTCTCCACCTGTAATGAAAAGCATATCTCCTTTGGCAGGAATCTGCTCCATTCCAAAGCAATAAGTGGCAGGCATCCGTCCACCATAAAGAAAGCGGATTTTTGGACTGTGAGGTCGGTATATCTTTACATAGCCGTTTCCGATATAGGCAAACATAGGTTCCGTAGGTGAGCTATAAAGTTCAAACTTCTTGCCTTCAGCAGATACACTTTCGTAGCGTTTAAGACTCCGTACACGAAAGCGACGGAGTGTATCCTCATGGATGCCATAATGTGCCCAATAGTTCAGCAGCCCATCGTCAAATGGCTGTATCTCAAAACTATATGGACGTTCTTCCGTACACTTGTTCATATCAGCCTTAGGAGTGGGAACAATAGTTTCTTTATATGCTGACGTGATATGGCTGCTATGCTTTTCACCATTACATAAAGAATACAATCCAAGTTCTTGTACTATCGTTTCCAATACTTCGGGAAAACTTGTTTTCAGGTTCAAATTACGGAGGGTTGCCACAAACCAGAAGCAATCCCCAGAATAGGTGGTATCTCCATGATCATAGAATTTGTAAGAAGAAGTCTTCCTGTCGTAGTAGATATGGCAGGAAGCCCGCCTGTCGTCATAGAAAGGACTTCGGAAGTTGCGATGAAGGTTTACCTCAAAGCCAAGGAAATGTGAAAACACATTCAGACCTCCTTGTGTAAGTAAAAGAATCTGTTCCTTTTCTATCATAATTGTCGGTTTTTAGGGTTAAGACATGAACTCATGATGAGATTGTCCTTGAAACGGTTGAGTCGCCCAAGAACTTCATCGTTTCTCATACCTGATACGCGGAGTCGGTTACATTTCACGGCAATAATAATTGATTTGAAAAAGTAGCGCACATCACCGCCCTCCGTGTAGCGATACCGTACCAACTGCTTCTTGCGCCAGCGGTAAAGGGTGGACTCTGAAATATTCAGAGTCCCGATTAGGTCTTTCGTGGTCATCTCCAGCTCGTCGTCAATGTCTTGAATAAGACGGGAGGTGCGCTCAACATACTGCTCAATACGATTGAGCTTGTCTATCAGTTCTTGATAGGCTTGGCTTTCTACTGCTATTATTTCCATCAGCGTAATCGTTTGGTTTTAATTGTTACATGTTCTATTCCAAGTTCACTGACTAACTGTGAAAGTCTTCTGAATGCTTCCTCAGTAAAAACCTCCAGATGAATTTCTGCTATAGGTAAAGGGCCAGGTTGCCCATTACGTGCAAGAAACTCAAATATTTTGGTAGACTGGATGCCCACCTTTGAAGCGTACATCAGAATTTGTTCAAG from Prevotella melaninogenica includes the following:
- a CDS encoding site-specific integrase, which encodes MARSTFKTLFYINRSKEKKNGKCPIMGRITIDGEQVQYSTGKEIAPELWDSHKGRCKGIGEETKEINRYLQTKEEQAKGKYQELVWQRGYITAELLKRELMEEDKPKGFLLEEAQLFIEEKRPCVGITVAKPTFANYIYAAQLIESYLRERLGLEDIRYSSLDYGFVEGMDFYLKSERNLSLATIQVAIIFLRKLIGIGQQKKYIRIDPFVDYKAELPHRTRRYLTTEELQRVLQTPIIDKQFERARQLFLFCAFTGLARVDMQRLKPKHIIRNADGTEEIRIKRQKTDVEAIIPLLPIARQILSLYVKDKKSDDLIFPNLTIRKASFACVNIGQICRIDKGLTFHMARHTFSTTICLSNGISMETLSKMLGHSNIGTTQIYGKITDHKIQEDMTALTDREHSVFEGYCESIARQNVPLQQA
- a CDS encoding site-specific integrase, producing the protein MKENKLKVSFFVQAKRTDKRGLVPVIGRISVGRTHSGFSTKCKTPLTLWDSRKQRLIGKSSMAVSVNQKLGECTALIHARFHEFSEREETFTATDVRDAYQGQIHRQALLLESFGEYLTLTKERIGIDRALKTFKLRTYQLSLLREYVQKKHRVSDVPLSQLDKAFIEGFEYYLTIDRKLKRSSISSTLSTLQTIVRMAVKKGVLDFYPFLGYSYERPKGEPRSITQEELERIIELKIEWENYRIVRDLFVFSCFSGLAISDVRNLREENIVLEEGELCIKGRRMKTKTPYRVQVLPPAWAIMERYRGKRAGFIFDVPTTDIILNGMHYIQRNIGMETPLTFHMARHTFASLITLSAGVPIETVSRMLGHTNLRTTQIYAAVSSERIHRDMQEVQQRIQDTFTLKL
- a CDS encoding nucleotidyl transferase AbiEii/AbiGii toxin family protein, which translates into the protein MNRFLGLSDSQRKSVYESIADKVGLPAQVIEKDFWVTAILQTIFSLPIAEHLVFKGGTSLSKGWKLIERFSEDIDVAVNPVFLGAPEGDLTKKQIKKLRKASSLFVLEELTPMMCEELKRQGLLSFVTVNAQPNGEGDATYPEPRQIYLHYKSVFDKELTYLRPDIVLEVSARSLLEPTESIQIKSIIGEHLPITPLADSAIYTAIPAKTFLEKAFLLHELFSIPGHGMIAERKSRHLYDLYTMMNKDFAQKAIEDDALWESIRHHREIYTSVKDVDYTPDVRKRLRIVPREDILEEWKSDYQAMMESMIYGKKPSFEELLAALSELQERFRISK
- a CDS encoding DUF6088 family protein: MTKSIESKILIKSKKCGRGSVFFVGDFISYGNRDAVNKALERLVEKGQMLRVARGIYCYPKMEKVYGLGMVPPSLEDIAKAMAKRDGARIVPTGLYAQYQLGLTQQIPMNIAYLTDGVSRTINLGEGKNIKFKRVSPRYFSIRSRLALLLTTALKDWKVENLTDEQVATIKMKLNENPHLQVADLKLMPSKVREFIVGLYE
- a CDS encoding helix-turn-helix domain-containing protein, yielding MPYIDYKTEDTWQKRLFDKLISVEDKLDRLLVLQDQSVDTTVHPPLKPEYLDIIDVSKILKVEQKTVYNWVWAGKIPYLKANGRLLFLREEIDEMLRRRDSW
- a CDS encoding bifunctional DNA primase/helicase gives rise to the protein MIEKEQILLLTQGGLNVFSHFLGFEVNLHRNFRSPFYDDRRASCHIYYDRKTSSYKFYDHGDTTYSGDCFWFVATLRNLNLKTSFPEVLETIVQELGLYSLCNGEKHSSHITSAYKETIVPTPKADMNKCTEERPYSFEIQPFDDGLLNYWAHYGIHEDTLRRFRVRSLKRYESVSAEGKKFELYSSPTEPMFAYIGNGYVKIYRPHSPKIRFLYGGRMPATYCFGMEQIPAKGDMLFITGGEKDVLSLYAHGFNAICFNSETAQIPTSIIESLQLRFRHIILLYDADETGVREAHKQSEHLAEYKVLNLSLPLCGTKSEKDISDFFALGNGAKELKELLAKMFSDLYSQTMMMLRSCEIDYENPPDISKSVVAVNGVPLGTQDNLFCITGGEGTGKSNYVGAILAGTLGEKRLPIEKTLGLEITANPKGLAVLHYDTEQSEAQLHKNLGKTLRRASLTAVPEFCHSLYLASMSRKDRLKLIRESMDLFHHRHGGIHLVVIDGIADLIRSANDETESIAIVDELYRLAGIYNTCIICVLHFVPNGIKLRGHIGSELQRKAAGILSIEKDDNPEYSVVKALKVRDGSPLDVPMMLFGWDKAEDMHVYRGEKSKEDKEKRKTEELIAVVKEAFRNSFKLTYQELCEVLMREMEIKDRTAKKYIAYMKEQRILAQDTNGNYQKGELCRT
- a CDS encoding helix-turn-helix domain-containing protein: MKKLLEMLKSARVKNGYSQEYLSVILKVSSSRISRWERGKTAMTLEQILMYASKVGIQSTKIFEFLARNGQPGPLPIAEIHLEVFTEEAFRRLSQLVSELGIEHVTIKTKRLR